A part of Centropristis striata isolate RG_2023a ecotype Rhode Island unplaced genomic scaffold, C.striata_1.0 Scaffold_25, whole genome shotgun sequence genomic DNA contains:
- the LOC131967724 gene encoding uncharacterized protein LOC131967724: MIKIYVYCCLLSALSVVGMETLNINGRVGERVHFTCSGWNTWGNVRENDKYFCYSPCTDKVHIINKAAFQKTTYKDRVVLTNSGESLFVTIKNLHKSDSGTYYCGADRWGTDSFITVNLKVTDAKSSSPKATPKPLIVSTLSFSAPYSSTTSSDSSDIITDVFSSDTTLDTPTPTASAAPAAGRVTYVTVGAIVVITILMVLLKLMHKMRKHQLKVLSSARTPQKDAQEAVEYDEIRPEGPTDSACLYANYSHHQDTAGTGNRCDVSFNSAIRCEVNSRGVSADSRVTDPQCDLVYSVAQLPKGQIEPTGQSQPNQCESDENDSLYSLAQLPKVS, translated from the exons ATGATTAAAATCTACGTGTACTGTTGTCTTCTTTCTG CTCTGAGTGTTGTGGGGATGGAGACTCTCAACATAAATGGCCGTGTCGGGGAAAGGGTCCACTTCACATGCTCAGGGTGGAACACATGGGGTAATGTAAGGGAAAACGATAAGTACTTTTGTTACAGTCCATGCACAGATAAGGTACACATCATCAACAAAGCAGCATTTCAAAAAACTACATATAAAGACAGAGTAGTGTTAACTAACTCAGGAGAAAGTTTATTTGTGACCATCAAGAATCTCCATAAGTCAGACTCTGGCACATATTATTGTGGAGCGGACAGATGGGGCACAGATTCCTTTATAACGGTGAATCTTAAAGTTACAGATG CCAAGTCTTCCAGTCCCAAGGCGACTCCAAAACCCCTCATTGTGTCCACGCTGTCATTCTCAGCTCCATACAGCTCCACTACGTCTTCAGACAGCTCAGATATTATTACTGATGTCTTCTCATCAGACACCACCCTTGATACACCAACACCTactgcatcagcagcaccagcagctg GACGTGTGACATATGTAACTGTCGGTGCCATCGTCGTAATAACCATACTGATGGTCTTACTGAAGCTTATGCACAAAATGAGGAAGCATCAACTGA aAGTTCTGTCAAGTGCTCGTACGccacaaaaagatgcacaagAG gctGTTGAATATGATGAAATCAGACCTGAAGGCCCGACTGACTCAGCTTGTCTCTATGCTAATTATTCCCACCACCAAGACACAGCTGGGACTGGTAATCGCTGTGATGTTTCTTTCAATTCAGCTATCAGGTGTGAGGTCAATTCAAGGGGGGTATCTGCAGACAGCAGAGTCACAGATCCACAATGTGACCTGGTGTATTCTGTTGCTCAACTACCCAAAGGACAAATCGAACCTACTGGGCAATCTCAACCAAATCAGTGTGAAAGCGATGAAAATGACTCTCTCTATTCCCTGGCTCAGCTACCAAAGGTGTCCTAA